The following coding sequences are from one Ruminococcus flavefaciens AE3010 window:
- a CDS encoding amidoligase family protein, with amino-acid sequence MDEKNENVLYCSHCGAVIGDDEDYETIDGEVVCTDCVEQHTTTCDRCGAIIWTSESYGDDYTTLCSHCYHNHYTRCSCCDALLHEDDAYHLDGYDYCSECYHDEVDKNRSIHDYGYKPEPIFYGDSKRYFGVELEIDGAGKDSDNADELLVIANRDQEHIYIKGDGSLDDGMELVTHPMSLDFHKQFQWEDIMKKAIYLGYRSHQTSTCGLHVHVNRSCLGDSREAQDEVIARILYFIEHHWNEMLKFSRRSEYSMNRWAARYGFEKTGREILDKAKKGNNGRYAAVNLMNYTTIEFRLFRGTLKYNTLIAALELVNAICDLAISLTDEGIAQMSWSEFVDTVKEPELIQYLKERRLYINEEIETQEDM; translated from the coding sequence ATGGATGAAAAGAACGAAAATGTCTTGTATTGCTCTCACTGCGGAGCAGTCATAGGCGATGACGAGGACTACGAAACTATTGATGGAGAGGTAGTATGTACCGATTGCGTTGAACAGCATACCACAACCTGCGATAGGTGTGGAGCTATAATCTGGACCAGTGAAAGCTACGGAGACGACTACACAACGCTTTGTAGTCATTGCTATCACAATCACTACACCCGATGCAGCTGCTGTGATGCGCTATTACACGAAGATGATGCTTATCATCTTGACGGTTACGATTATTGCTCGGAATGCTATCACGATGAAGTCGATAAGAACCGCTCTATCCATGATTACGGTTACAAGCCTGAGCCTATCTTTTACGGTGATTCCAAGCGGTATTTCGGCGTAGAACTGGAGATTGACGGAGCAGGCAAGGACAGTGACAATGCCGACGAATTGCTTGTTATTGCCAACAGAGATCAAGAACACATATACATCAAAGGTGACGGCTCATTGGACGATGGTATGGAGCTTGTAACTCACCCCATGAGCCTTGATTTTCATAAGCAGTTTCAGTGGGAAGATATCATGAAAAAGGCTATATACTTGGGATATCGCTCACATCAGACAAGCACCTGTGGACTTCACGTTCATGTCAATCGCTCCTGTCTAGGCGATAGTCGTGAAGCGCAGGATGAGGTTATAGCACGTATCTTATACTTCATCGAACATCATTGGAACGAGATGCTTAAGTTCAGTCGCCGCAGTGAGTACAGTATGAACCGCTGGGCTGCGCGATATGGCTTTGAAAAGACAGGTCGTGAAATTCTCGATAAGGCTAAAAAGGGTAATAATGGCAGATATGCAGCTGTGAACTTAATGAATTACACCACAATCGAGTTCAGACTTTTCAGAGGCACGCTCAAGTATAACACTCTTATTGCAGCGCTTGAGCTTGTAAACGCTATCTGCGATCTCGCTATCAGCTTAACTGATGAAGGTATAGCACAAATGTCATGGTCAGAGTTCGTTGATACAGTGAAAGAACCTGAGCTGATACAGTATCTGAAAGAGCGCAGACTCTATATCAATGAAGAAATCGAAACACAGGAGGATATGTAA
- a CDS encoding DUF960 domain-containing protein, whose translation MFDNNRYLTCGVDSTIPLELQLFLWECVERMPAPKDYLQVFELSAAGPMQAITHSSEEPEYRMTYLIPSEKPITEKLYIIDDGDHCTMLLAEEY comes from the coding sequence GTGTTTGATAACAACCGATACCTGACCTGTGGCGTTGATAGTACGATTCCGTTGGAGTTACAGCTGTTTCTTTGGGAGTGTGTAGAGCGTATGCCTGCTCCAAAAGACTATTTGCAGGTCTTTGAACTGAGTGCAGCTGGTCCTATGCAGGCTATTACTCATAGCTCGGAAGAGCCTGAATACCGTATGACGTATCTTATACCGTCTGAGAAGCCTATAACGGAAAAGCTGTACATAATAGATGACGGTGATCACTGCACAATGCTTTTAGCAGAAGAATATTAA
- a CDS encoding DUF134 domain-containing protein, with protein MPRPQKSRRICCYPDYWSFAPDQDTANDTVVMSLDEFETIRLIDYQSKTQEQCAQEMNVARTTVTAIYDTARKKLAQALVEGRRIIISGGNYTLDNTISEKIARKGSTIMRIAVTYENGQIFQHFGRTEQFKLYDVADGKIINEQVVGTMGAGHGALAGFLKNAQADVLICGGIGGGAQMAMKEAGIALYGGNMGSADDAVAAFLAQTLVQNENPTCDHHDHEHGEGHSCGDHGCGNH; from the coding sequence ATGCCAAGACCTCAGAAATCACGCCGTATCTGTTGTTATCCCGATTACTGGAGCTTTGCACCCGATCAGGATACAGCAAACGATACGGTCGTTATGTCGCTTGATGAGTTTGAAACGATACGTCTGATAGATTATCAGTCAAAGACGCAGGAACAGTGTGCTCAGGAGATGAACGTGGCGAGAACAACTGTCACGGCGATTTATGACACGGCAAGAAAAAAACTTGCTCAGGCTTTGGTTGAGGGCAGACGCATCATCATTTCAGGCGGAAATTATACTCTTGATAACACGATCTCGGAGAAGATCGCACGGAAAGGAAGCACTATTATGAGAATCGCAGTAACCTATGAAAACGGACAGATCTTTCAGCATTTCGGCAGAACAGAACAGTTCAAGCTCTATGACGTTGCTGACGGAAAGATCATCAACGAGCAGGTAGTTGGAACAATGGGTGCAGGGCATGGTGCGCTTGCGGGATTCCTGAAAAACGCTCAGGCTGACGTTCTGATCTGCGGAGGTATCGGCGGCGGTGCGCAGATGGCTATGAAGGAGGCAGGCATCGCTCTTTACGGCGGTAATATGGGAAGTGCAGATGATGCTGTTGCTGCTTTTCTTGCACAGACACTTGTTCAGAACGAGAACCCTACCTGTGATCATCACGATCACGAACACGGCGAAGGTCATTCCTGCGGAGATCATGGCTGCGGTAATCACTGA
- a CDS encoding DUF1848 domain-containing protein has translation MIINTGMRTDIPAFYSEWFMNRIREGYVLVRNPYRQDWITRYELDPEIVDCIAFCTKNPAPMLKYIDELKRFHQYWFVTITPYGKDIEPNVLAKEQVMQDFISLSEAVGVNCIGWRYDPIFIDSTYTVERHISDFKKMCNTLSGYTQVCVISFIDLYEKVKRNFPQARTVTPQERIAIGKAFAEIGQLYGITIKACAEGNDLEQYGVDCNGCMTKETFEAAIGSYLDIPKKKSQRAECSCVLGTDIGAYSETAF, from the coding sequence ATGATAATAAACACAGGGATGCGGACAGATATCCCCGCATTTTACTCAGAATGGTTCATGAACAGGATACGTGAAGGCTACGTTCTTGTGCGTAATCCATATCGTCAGGACTGGATAACACGATATGAGCTTGATCCTGAGATTGTTGACTGTATAGCCTTCTGCACTAAGAATCCTGCTCCGATGCTGAAGTATATTGACGAGCTGAAACGGTTTCATCAATATTGGTTCGTGACTATTACTCCCTACGGAAAAGACATTGAACCTAATGTTCTGGCGAAGGAGCAGGTCATGCAGGACTTCATATCGCTCTCAGAAGCTGTCGGAGTCAACTGTATCGGATGGAGGTATGATCCGATATTCATTGACAGCACATATACCGTTGAACGGCATATATCAGACTTCAAGAAAATGTGTAATACGCTTTCAGGATATACACAAGTTTGTGTTATTAGCTTTATTGACCTGTATGAAAAGGTCAAGCGGAATTTTCCGCAGGCAAGAACAGTAACTCCACAGGAGCGTATCGCCATTGGTAAGGCTTTCGCAGAGATCGGACAGCTTTACGGAATAACGATAAAAGCCTGTGCTGAGGGAAATGACCTCGAGCAGTATGGTGTAGACTGTAACGGCTGCATGACCAAAGAAACATTTGAGGCAGCTATAGGAAGTTACCTTGATATTCCAAAAAAGAAGTCGCAGCGTGCGGAGTGCAGCTGCGTTCTTGGTACAGATATTGGAGCTTACAGTGAAACCGCCTTTTAG
- a CDS encoding class II glutamine amidotransferase: MCALFGWLDYKGIVPYRVLKKLTQALANAAEERGTDAAGISYIHDGKVTIFKRPKPAHKLHFNAPAETKAVMGHTRLATQGDKKQNYNNHPFAGHADTEFAFAHNGVLWNDRDLRKDGVIPNTYINTDSYIGVQLIEKQGKLDFDSLKYMAETVEGNFTFTVLDQYNSLYIIKGSNPMYLLHFETIGLYVYASTESIMKKALKQLGLHKFESKRIDTEEGDILCIDRNGKITRSRYEPKIYRSKYMSWYDYDDSSYFNMHEEILLAYCGCYGVDSEDVELLLEYGYTCDEVEDMLMEPSLLREALRDVKYMCGEDLYESCYGGVF; encoded by the coding sequence ATGTGCGCATTATTTGGATGGCTCGATTATAAAGGAATCGTTCCGTATAGGGTACTCAAGAAGCTTACCCAGGCTCTGGCAAATGCTGCGGAAGAGAGAGGAACAGATGCAGCAGGTATCAGTTATATTCATGACGGTAAGGTCACTATATTCAAGCGACCTAAGCCAGCTCATAAACTGCACTTCAACGCTCCTGCCGAAACGAAAGCTGTTATGGGACATACGCGGTTAGCTACCCAGGGCGATAAGAAGCAAAATTACAATAACCATCCCTTCGCAGGTCATGCTGATACAGAGTTTGCCTTTGCACATAATGGCGTACTCTGGAACGACAGAGATCTGCGCAAGGACGGAGTAATTCCCAATACATATATAAATACGGACAGCTATATCGGCGTACAGTTGATAGAGAAACAAGGCAAACTCGACTTCGACAGCCTCAAGTACATGGCTGAAACGGTGGAGGGTAACTTCACTTTTACTGTCCTTGACCAGTACAATAGCCTATACATTATAAAAGGAAGCAACCCGATGTACCTGCTCCATTTTGAGACAATAGGTCTGTATGTATACGCAAGTACTGAAAGCATCATGAAGAAGGCTCTGAAGCAGTTGGGACTTCATAAGTTTGAGTCAAAGCGTATTGATACCGAAGAAGGCGATATTCTGTGTATTGACAGAAACGGTAAAATCACACGCTCACGATACGAGCCTAAAATATATAGATCCAAGTATATGAGCTGGTACGATTATGATGACTCTTCATACTTTAATATGCATGAGGAAATCCTTTTGGCATATTGTGGCTGCTATGGCGTTGACAGCGAAGACGTTGAGCTCCTTTTGGAGTACGGCTACACCTGTGATGAGGTGGAGGATATGCTCATGGAGCCAAGCCTGCTCCGAGAAGCACTCAGAGATGTAAAATATATGTGTGGCGAAGATTTGTATGAAAGCTGCTATGGTGGTGTGTTCTGA
- a CDS encoding MBL fold metallo-hydrolase, with protein MRIVTLVENTCGHEDCIAEHGLSLYIETEKHKLLLDTGQTDAVVKNAEVLGIDLSAVDTVILSHGHYDHSGGILPFAGGNPEARIIMQKSAAEPHYNGERYIGIDTDILKLPNIQLIDGDVKLDDELFLFSGITGRRCYPQGNKKLSCIKNGEKVCDDFCHEQCLVITQNGKRWLLSGCAHNGILNILDRYKELFDSYPDYVITGFHMMKREGEHTEEEKAVIIQTAQELAKMNTFFYSGHCTGIPAFEMMKDIMGDKLIALHSGEEIL; from the coding sequence ATGAGAATTGTAACCCTTGTAGAGAATACCTGCGGACATGAAGACTGTATCGCAGAACACGGCCTATCCCTTTACATCGAGACAGAGAAGCATAAGCTCCTGCTTGACACCGGACAGACCGATGCAGTTGTGAAGAATGCGGAAGTTCTCGGAATAGACCTGTCTGCTGTCGATACTGTGATACTAAGTCACGGTCACTATGACCATTCGGGAGGGATACTGCCGTTTGCCGGGGGGAATCCGGAAGCAAGGATAATTATGCAGAAATCCGCAGCAGAGCCCCACTACAACGGAGAACGCTACATCGGAATTGATACAGATATCCTTAAACTGCCGAATATTCAGCTCATAGACGGCGATGTGAAACTTGATGACGAGCTGTTTCTGTTCAGCGGCATCACAGGCAGGAGATGCTATCCGCAGGGGAACAAAAAACTGTCCTGCATAAAAAACGGCGAAAAGGTCTGTGACGATTTCTGTCACGAGCAATGTCTTGTTATCACACAAAACGGTAAGCGCTGGCTTCTGTCGGGCTGCGCTCATAACGGTATACTCAATATCCTCGACAGATACAAGGAACTGTTTGACAGCTATCCCGACTATGTTATCACAGGATTCCACATGATGAAACGTGAAGGAGAGCATACCGAGGAAGAAAAAGCTGTTATCATTCAGACGGCGCAGGAACTCGCAAAGATGAACACTTTCTTTTACAGCGGACATTGCACGGGCATTCCTGCATTCGAGATGATGAAAGATATAATGGGAGATAAGCTCATTGCTTTGCACAGCGGAGAAGAAATACTATAA
- a CDS encoding recombinase family protein has translation MGRIGYIRVSTEHQETARQEALMEQYQVERVFAEKISGKNADRPELKAMLEYVREGDTLYIESISRLGRSTRDLLNIIDVLQRKGVTLVSAKENIDTDTPQGRFVLSIFAALSELEREQTLQRQREGIAIAKAQGKYKGRQPQPIDWIKFSQLYEQWKAGAITAVWFQKEMGLRANTFYRRLKEYERK, from the coding sequence ATGGGCAGAATAGGATATATCCGTGTATCAACGGAACATCAGGAGACCGCACGACAAGAAGCGTTGATGGAGCAGTACCAAGTAGAACGTGTCTTTGCTGAGAAGATATCAGGCAAGAATGCTGACCGTCCCGAACTGAAAGCTATGCTGGAGTATGTTCGCGAGGGAGATACTCTATACATTGAGAGTATCAGCAGGCTCGGAAGATCGACCAGAGACCTGCTAAACATTATAGATGTATTGCAGCGCAAAGGCGTAACTCTTGTCAGTGCCAAAGAGAATATCGACACAGACACTCCGCAAGGGCGATTCGTACTGTCTATATTTGCAGCACTTTCAGAGCTTGAACGTGAGCAGACTTTACAGCGCCAACGCGAGGGTATTGCTATTGCTAAGGCACAGGGAAAGTATAAAGGTCGGCAGCCTCAACCTATAGACTGGATAAAGTTCAGTCAACTTTACGAGCAGTGGAAGGCGGGCGCTATTACAGCAGTATGGTTTCAGAAAGAGATGGGCCTGCGTGCCAACACCTTTTACCGCAGGCTCAAAGAGTACGAAAGAAAATAA
- a CDS encoding thioredoxin family protein, protein MALFGKKKEEKKEETSCCCCGGEQTATETASTCCGEPVDGICCIKVLGSGCKACHQLYDNTVKAVEGIGIEVEYVTDLQKIMEYGAMSMPALVVNDKLVSSGKTLKPAEILKLIGE, encoded by the coding sequence ATGGCATTATTTGGTAAGAAAAAGGAAGAGAAGAAAGAGGAAACTTCATGCTGCTGTTGCGGCGGAGAGCAGACTGCAACTGAGACAGCTTCGACTTGCTGCGGTGAACCTGTTGACGGTATCTGCTGTATCAAGGTGCTCGGTTCGGGCTGTAAAGCCTGCCATCAGCTCTACGACAACACTGTCAAGGCAGTTGAGGGAATTGGCATCGAGGTCGAGTATGTCACAGACTTGCAGAAGATAATGGAGTACGGTGCAATGTCAATGCCTGCACTTGTAGTCAATGATAAGCTCGTTTCCTCTGGTAAAACTCTGAAGCCTGCGGAGATATTGAAGCTAATTGGTGAATGA
- a CDS encoding chromate transporter — MNKNLELFLTFMKIGAFTFGGGYAMIPLIQKEVCENKKWLNEKEISDIVAISESTPGPIAINAATFVGYKTSGFLGACMATLGVVLPSFLIISLISMILTHFQSIRPVRYAFMGIRAAVLALILKALWMMFHQVKKKKQPFSYAIMGLSLVLTAFLKIDAVFVIIGCGLFGLIWSLLNRKEQSNGTD, encoded by the coding sequence GTGAATAAGAATCTTGAATTGTTCCTGACCTTTATGAAGATCGGGGCTTTTACCTTCGGCGGCGGTTATGCAATGATCCCGCTGATCCAGAAGGAAGTATGCGAAAACAAAAAATGGCTGAATGAAAAGGAAATATCTGATATTGTTGCAATTTCCGAGTCAACGCCCGGACCTATCGCTATCAATGCAGCAACATTTGTAGGGTATAAAACATCGGGTTTTCTCGGAGCGTGCATGGCTACGCTGGGAGTTGTCCTGCCATCGTTTCTTATCATTTCGCTTATCTCCATGATATTGACGCATTTTCAGAGCATTAGACCGGTAAGGTATGCTTTTATGGGTATCAGAGCAGCCGTGCTTGCACTGATACTGAAAGCCCTGTGGATGATGTTTCATCAGGTGAAGAAGAAAAAGCAACCGTTTTCCTATGCGATCATGGGGCTTTCACTTGTACTGACTGCTTTTCTGAAAATTGATGCTGTCTTTGTCATTATCGGCTGCGGCTTGTTTGGTTTGATTTGGTCGCTTTTGAACAGAAAGGAGCAAAGCAATGGTACTGATTAA
- a CDS encoding chromate transporter, with the protein MVLIKLFLAFLKIGAFTFGGGYAMIAMIQAEAERQGWLTQEELVDFVALSESTPGPLAVNMATFVGMRTCGVLGAIIATLGIVLPSFIIILIIAKCFEKYEKSKAVGGIMSGLKPAVVGMIGAAFISVTRTVFFPSGISISVFSSAGFWIFLGLFAVTTVLAFKKVHPIKIIILSAVIGIGAGYGLGL; encoded by the coding sequence ATGGTACTGATTAAACTGTTTCTTGCCTTTCTGAAAATAGGTGCGTTCACATTCGGCGGCGGATATGCAATGATCGCAATGATACAGGCGGAAGCAGAACGTCAGGGCTGGCTGACACAAGAGGAACTTGTCGATTTTGTGGCTTTGAGTGAAAGCACACCCGGACCGCTTGCAGTGAATATGGCTACATTTGTAGGGATGAGAACTTGTGGTGTGCTCGGAGCAATCATCGCAACACTTGGTATTGTTCTGCCGTCATTTATCATTATACTCATCATTGCAAAGTGTTTTGAGAAGTATGAGAAAAGCAAAGCTGTAGGCGGTATCATGTCTGGATTGAAGCCTGCCGTAGTCGGAATGATAGGTGCAGCCTTTATATCTGTTACGAGGACAGTGTTCTTTCCGTCTGGTATCAGTATATCTGTTTTTTCTTCAGCGGGCTTTTGGATATTCCTCGGATTATTCGCCGTTACCACCGTGCTTGCGTTCAAAAAGGTACACCCGATCAAGATCATTATTCTGTCTGCGGTGATAGGGATAGGCGCAGGATACGGACTGGGATTGTAA
- a CDS encoding ArsR/SmtB family transcription factor, whose amino-acid sequence MELSNKQITVIFKALCDENRVQIFRILQNGELCACHLLEELHLSQPTLSHHMKVLCDSGLVVGRKDGKWMHYSISQEGAKIAMDCLKEITAVNENDCNCCNK is encoded by the coding sequence GTGGAGTTATCAAACAAGCAAATCACGGTAATATTCAAAGCCCTGTGTGATGAAAACAGAGTTCAGATATTCAGAATCCTGCAAAACGGCGAACTATGCGCCTGTCATCTCCTTGAGGAGCTTCACCTGAGTCAACCAACACTCTCTCACCATATGAAGGTGCTCTGCGACAGCGGACTTGTGGTCGGCAGAAAAGATGGCAAGTGGATGCACTACTCTATTTCGCAGGAAGGTGCTAAGATCGCTATGGACTGCCTGAAAGAGATCACGGCAGTAAATGAAAACGATTGTAATTGCTGCAATAAATAA
- a CDS encoding permease, protein MKWLNRLIGSLLNACGLDTESKLGGSLQFFIYDMIKIMVLLGVLIFVITYIQSYFPPERTKKILGRFHGIGANCIAALLGTITPFCSCSSIPLFMGFTSAGLPLGVTFSFLISSPMVDLGSLILLMSIFGWKVAVVYVVVGLVIAVAGGTLIEKLHLEDQVEEFIRNGKSIDTPQNELTKRDRMKYAWKQVAETAKKVLPYIIVGVGIGAIIHNWIPEEWVVIVLGTGNPFGVIIATICGIPMYADIFGCIPIAEALVAKGAKIGVVLAFMMGVITLSLPSMIMLKRAIKPKLLCIFIAICTVGIILVGYFFNLIQNYII, encoded by the coding sequence ATGAAATGGCTGAACAGGCTTATCGGCTCTTTGCTGAACGCCTGTGGTCTTGATACTGAGAGCAAGCTGGGCGGCAGTCTGCAATTCTTCATCTATGACATGATAAAAATAATGGTTCTGCTAGGCGTGCTGATATTTGTGATAACCTATATACAGAGCTATTTTCCACCAGAAAGAACGAAAAAGATACTTGGCAGGTTCCACGGTATCGGCGCAAACTGTATCGCAGCTTTGCTCGGAACAATCACACCATTCTGCTCCTGTTCCTCAATACCGCTGTTCATGGGCTTTACAAGTGCAGGACTTCCGCTGGGCGTGACGTTCTCATTTCTTATATCGTCACCAATGGTAGATCTCGGTTCACTTATCCTGCTGATGAGCATTTTCGGCTGGAAGGTCGCTGTAGTATATGTGGTTGTCGGACTTGTTATTGCAGTTGCAGGCGGTACGCTTATCGAAAAGCTGCACCTTGAAGATCAGGTGGAGGAGTTTATACGAAACGGCAAGAGCATTGACACTCCGCAGAATGAACTTACAAAGCGTGATAGAATGAAATACGCCTGGAAGCAAGTAGCTGAAACGGCAAAGAAAGTTTTGCCCTATATCATAGTCGGAGTTGGAATCGGAGCCATTATTCACAACTGGATACCGGAGGAATGGGTAGTCATAGTTCTCGGAACCGGCAACCCGTTCGGAGTTATCATAGCCACTATCTGCGGTATACCGATGTATGCTGACATTTTCGGCTGTATCCCCATTGCAGAAGCACTGGTCGCAAAGGGTGCAAAGATCGGCGTAGTTCTCGCATTTATGATGGGCGTTATTACGCTGTCACTACCGTCAATGATAATGCTGAAAAGGGCAATAAAGCCTAAGCTGCTTTGCATTTTCATCGCTATCTGTACGGTCGGAATTATCCTTGTCGGATATTTCTTTAATCTCATTCAGAATTACATCATTTAG
- a CDS encoding C-GCAxxG-C-C family protein yields the protein MDNVSKAVQYYEKGYMCSQAVFAAFAEQFGITEKQAFQIGACFGGGMCKGEVCGACTGALMVLGMKYGQFDLNDTASRAKGRDMAVKFLDEFEKRKGSYICRDILGCDLRTDEGRDFARSNGLFRTLCPEMVRTAAGILTEILGGDEE from the coding sequence ATGGATAATGTTTCAAAAGCAGTTCAGTATTATGAGAAAGGCTATATGTGCTCGCAGGCAGTATTTGCGGCGTTTGCAGAGCAGTTCGGTATAACAGAAAAACAGGCTTTTCAGATAGGCGCCTGCTTCGGCGGAGGAATGTGCAAGGGCGAGGTCTGCGGTGCGTGTACGGGTGCGCTGATGGTGCTCGGAATGAAATACGGACAGTTCGACCTCAATGATACAGCTAGCCGTGCCAAAGGCCGTGATATGGCAGTTAAGTTCCTTGACGAGTTTGAGAAGCGCAAGGGTTCATATATCTGCCGTGACATTCTTGGCTGTGACCTCAGAACAGACGAAGGCAGGGATTTCGCAAGGTCAAACGGACTATTCAGAACGCTCTGTCCGGAAATGGTCAGGACAGCAGCAGGGATACTGACCGAAATCCTCGGAGGCGATGAAGAATAG